The Rhizobium oryzihabitans genomic sequence CGGTCGGGTTAAAATCCATGGATCACCATCCTGTTCGTGCTGCGGACGACAGTTCTTTATGCGTGAAAAATGGCATGGTCGTGGCAAAGAAGGCTGGGTTTAGTGAGTTGCAGGGTGCACGATATCTCGTCCACCCTGCCCCGTATTCACTGGATTACTTGCCTTGCGCCTTCCTGCCGAGACCCAGCAGATGGTAAAAGGCGATTGCGCCGATCGTTGCCGTGCCGATGCCATCCAGCGTGAAGCCGGCGACATTGAGCTTGAAGTTGCCGGCGCCCAATACCAGTGCGATACCCACGGTAATGAGGTTGCGGGGCTCGGAAAAATCGACCTTGTTCTCGACCCAGATACGCCCGGCGGTCGCCGCGATCAGGCCGAAGACGACGACGGACAGGCCGCCAATGACGGGTCCGGGTATCGTCTGGATGAGTGCGCCGAATTTTGGCGAGAAACCGAGAATGATGGCGACCAGCGCTGCGACGAGGAAAACAAGCGTCGAAAAAATGCGTGTTATCGCCATCACGCCCATGTTTTCTGCGTAAGTCGTCATCCCCGTTCCGCCGAAGGCGCCGGAGAAGATGGTTGCGATGCCGTCGCCAATGAAGGCGCGGCCAAGATAAGGGTCGAGATTGCGACCGGTCATCGCACCTATCGCCTTGATGTGCCCAAGATTTTCCGCCACCAGAATGACAACGACCGGCGCGATCAGGGCAATGGCCGGCGCGGAGAATTCCGGCGTGGTGAATGTGGGCAGTCCGAACCAGGATGCCGCCGCAACGCCCGCAAAATCGACGGGCTTGCCGAGGTCGAAGCCATTGGCCAGAACCAAATAGGCAATATAGGCAATCGCACCACCGATGAGGATGGGCAACCGGCGCGCCATGCCCGGCGCATAGACCGCAATTGCACCGACGGATGCGACCGTCAAAATCGCAATCCAGCGCGATAGCTGGTCGCCATCGGGATTGCCCGGCCCCGTGCCGGAGGCGCTGGCGATGGCAATGGGTGCCAGCACGAGACCGATTGCAGCAACGATCGCGCCGGTCAGAACGGGCGGCATCAGCCGCTCGATCCAGTTATGGCCGACGATCATGACGATGACGCCGATCAGCGCATAAAGCACGCCGGCAGCAATGATGCCGCCCAGTGCAAGCGCGATGTTCGGGCTGGCAGCGCCCGCGGCCGCGCCGGTCGCCACCAGCACGGGACCGATAAATGCGAAAGACGAGCCGAGATAGCTCGGCACCCGGCCGCCAACGGCGATGAAGAAGATCAGCGTCGAGATGCCTGAAAACAGGATGGAAACATTCGGATCGAAGCCCATGATCAGTGGCGCAAGAACCGTGGAGCCGAACATCGCGACGACGTGCTGCAACCCAAGCACCGCGGTCTGCCCGGCAGGCAGCCGCTCATCCGGCATGATGCGCCCTTCGGTTTTCAATCGCCAACGCGGAAAATAGCCACCCGTATCGCTCATCATCGTCCCCCACGAACCGGCCGGCGCGCGCTGGACGGGCTTTTCCGTTTCAGTCCACAGCCGGGCAAAAAGATTTGTATTTCCATGATATGCGCCCGTCGACCGAGATCGAATCGGTGGCCGGCGCATCTTTTCTCCGGTAGCGCGATTGCCTGCTGCTGTCATCGGGTCGGGTACAGCCGAATGCGCTTTGACGCGGGAGAGAGCAACTCCCGCGCCTTAAACTTCGATGCCGGGACGCTGCACCGATGCTTATTCCGCCTTCTCGAGCGCCGTCAAAATCTCATAAGCCGCAGCAACCCGTTCCTCATTGGGATAGTTTTTATTGGCCAGAATGACGATGCCCCGTTTCTGTTCAGGTATGAACGCCACATAAGCGCCGAAACCATTGGTGGAGCCGGTCTTGTTGATGAAGACATCCTGCCGCGGTTTCATCGGCGGTGAGATTTCGGATACGGGCACTGTCTTGAGCAGGGCGCCGGAGTTCGCATCGGTGAGCGTCTTCAGGGCGGCCGGGTACGCATATTGCTCCCAGATCATATCCTGCGTCATGGCGCCGACGCTGAAATATCCCGTGTGGGTGTTGAGGATTGCCCGCTGTATTTTCCCGTCAAGTTTTTCCAGACCCATATTCGCGTTGACGAAACGGATCATGTCGTCGGCTGTCGATCTGACGCCATAAGCCTCTGAAGAAAGAATGGCGGGTGTCATGCGGGCCGGCTCGCCGGTTCTCTTATAGCCCTGCGCATAATCGGCCATCTTCGCCTTGGGCACGGTCGTGAAGGTGTTCTTCAATCCCAGCGCGGGAAACAGCGTGTCCTGCATGGCACTGTCAAAACCTTTGCGCATGGCCTTTGCAGTGACATATCCAAGCATTCCAATGCTGGGATTGGCATAACTTCTATGGGTTCCGGCCTTGTAGGACGGCTTCCAGGCCTTGAGATAGGCCATCAGCTGCTGTTCAGTCTTGATATTCTCGGGCACCTGAATGGGGAAGCCGCCGGCCGTGTGGGTGCCAAGATGCATCAGGGCGACATCGCCGAAGGGCTTGCCCTTCAGGGACGGCAGATAGTCACCCACCTTGCCGGAGAGCGACAGCTGGCCATTCAACTCCGCATAGGTGCTGAGTGCCACCGTGAATGTCTTGCTGATGGAGCCGAGTTCGAAAAGCGTTTGCGGGGTCACCGGCTGGCCCGTTTTTTTCGACATGACGCCATAGGTGAAGATGTGGTTTTCGCCACCGACACTGATGGCGACGGCCAGACCCGGAATGCCGTTTTTCTCCATGACCGGCTTGATCGCGGCATCCGCAATCGCCTTCAGCCTGGCATCATCAGCAGCGAGTGCCTGCGTAAACAGGCCAGCCGAGAGCAAGGCGGTCAGTGCGACATGTCTGCGATTCAGTTTCATCTTTCGCTTTCTCCAAAACCTAAGGTGGATTTTCGGCGCGTGCGCCGCCCCAGCGAAAGACGTTTAACCGCCCTACATTGCACGAACAAATCATGATATCTCGGAGGAGACATAATAAAATCTAGGTCTCGAATGGTTCGGCAATTTCTTCCCCTGAATGGCTTGAGGGCGTTTGAGGCCTCAGCCCGGCACCTCAGCTTCACCCGCGCGGCCATCGAACTGTGTGTGACGCAGGCGGCGGTGAGCCAGCAGGTGAAAGGG encodes the following:
- the ampC gene encoding class C beta-lactamase, with the translated sequence MKLNRRHVALTALLSAGLFTQALAADDARLKAIADAAIKPVMEKNGIPGLAVAISVGGENHIFTYGVMSKKTGQPVTPQTLFELGSISKTFTVALSTYAELNGQLSLSGKVGDYLPSLKGKPFGDVALMHLGTHTAGGFPIQVPENIKTEQQLMAYLKAWKPSYKAGTHRSYANPSIGMLGYVTAKAMRKGFDSAMQDTLFPALGLKNTFTTVPKAKMADYAQGYKRTGEPARMTPAILSSEAYGVRSTADDMIRFVNANMGLEKLDGKIQRAILNTHTGYFSVGAMTQDMIWEQYAYPAALKTLTDANSGALLKTVPVSEISPPMKPRQDVFINKTGSTNGFGAYVAFIPEQKRGIVILANKNYPNEERVAAAYEILTALEKAE
- a CDS encoding solute carrier family 23 protein: MSDTGGYFPRWRLKTEGRIMPDERLPAGQTAVLGLQHVVAMFGSTVLAPLIMGFDPNVSILFSGISTLIFFIAVGGRVPSYLGSSFAFIGPVLVATGAAAGAASPNIALALGGIIAAGVLYALIGVIVMIVGHNWIERLMPPVLTGAIVAAIGLVLAPIAIASASGTGPGNPDGDQLSRWIAILTVASVGAIAVYAPGMARRLPILIGGAIAYIAYLVLANGFDLGKPVDFAGVAAASWFGLPTFTTPEFSAPAIALIAPVVVILVAENLGHIKAIGAMTGRNLDPYLGRAFIGDGIATIFSGAFGGTGMTTYAENMGVMAITRIFSTLVFLVAALVAIILGFSPKFGALIQTIPGPVIGGLSVVVFGLIAATAGRIWVENKVDFSEPRNLITVGIALVLGAGNFKLNVAGFTLDGIGTATIGAIAFYHLLGLGRKAQGK